From the genome of Candidatus Eisenbacteria bacterium, one region includes:
- a CDS encoding isoprenylcysteine carboxylmethyltransferase family protein, whose translation MRAVSWRQAIGIPLNVFLFLFLMVMGWGSWQGFFSHPVRVGVVILHLLMIPVMTFSTSGRSKGLKHSPDWKPFFPLLVFHSLFTAFLMPYMDARDQWVLPGGDALRWAGFLVLALGVSLRLGPMLELGRRFVSVVALQPDHTVHTGGFYTWVRHPSYLGILLMDLGFAGVFRSAVALALMPVVIWMFKRRMDVEEAFMVDQFGGEYRDYMGRTRRIVPGVY comes from the coding sequence ATGAGGGCGGTTTCCTGGCGTCAGGCGATCGGCATTCCCCTCAACGTCTTCTTGTTCCTCTTCCTGATGGTGATGGGATGGGGGAGCTGGCAGGGGTTCTTCTCGCATCCGGTACGAGTCGGGGTGGTGATCCTGCACCTGCTGATGATCCCGGTGATGACGTTCAGCACGTCGGGGCGCAGCAAAGGCCTCAAGCATTCACCGGACTGGAAGCCCTTCTTCCCGCTGCTGGTCTTCCATTCGCTGTTCACCGCGTTCCTCATGCCCTACATGGACGCGCGTGATCAGTGGGTGCTTCCCGGCGGAGATGCCCTGCGCTGGGCCGGGTTCCTGGTGCTGGCGCTGGGCGTGTCGCTGCGACTCGGCCCGATGCTCGAGCTCGGAAGGCGCTTCGTCTCGGTCGTGGCGCTGCAGCCCGACCACACGGTTCACACCGGCGGCTTCTATACCTGGGTGCGGCATCCGTCCTACCTCGGCATTCTGCTCATGGACCTGGGTTTCGCGGGGGTCTTCCGCAGCGCCGTGGCGCTGGCTCTCATGCCGGTGGTGATCTGGATGTTCAAGCGCCGGATGGACGTCGAAGAGGCGTTCATGGTCGACCAGTTCGGCGGTGAGTATCGCGACTACATGGGGCGCACGCGCCGCATCGTGCCCGGAGTGTACTGA